In one Butyrivibrio proteoclasticus B316 genomic region, the following are encoded:
- a CDS encoding GDP-L-fucose synthase family protein, with product MEKNAKIYVAGHRGMVGSAIVRELNKQGYTNIITRTHKELDLTRQDQVEKFFAEEKPEYVFLAAAKVGGIMGNSEALADFMYENMILEMNVIHSAWQNGCKKVEFLGSSCIYPRMAPQPMKEDCLLTSELEKTNEAYALAKISGLKYCEFLNKQYGTDYISVMPTNLYGPNDNYHPTHSHVLPALIRRFHEAKEQNLPYVTCWGDGSPLREFLYVDDLANLCVFLMNNYSGNETVNAGTGKELTIKELTEKVAAIVGYTGEIRWDPSKPNGTPRKLLDVSKAEKLGWKYTTELDDGIRLAYDDFLHNPMRAER from the coding sequence GTGGAAAAAAACGCTAAGATTTATGTTGCAGGCCACAGAGGAATGGTTGGTTCTGCAATTGTAAGAGAACTTAATAAACAGGGTTATACAAACATTATTACCAGAACACACAAAGAACTTGACCTCACAAGACAGGATCAGGTTGAGAAATTCTTTGCAGAGGAAAAGCCTGAATATGTATTCCTTGCAGCTGCCAAGGTTGGCGGAATCATGGGTAACTCAGAAGCTCTTGCAGATTTCATGTATGAGAACATGATCCTTGAGATGAACGTTATCCATTCAGCATGGCAGAACGGATGCAAGAAGGTAGAATTCCTTGGATCATCATGCATTTATCCTCGTATGGCTCCTCAGCCAATGAAAGAAGACTGTCTTCTGACATCTGAGCTCGAGAAGACCAATGAGGCATACGCTCTTGCCAAGATTTCAGGTCTTAAATACTGTGAATTCCTTAATAAGCAGTATGGCACAGATTATATCTCTGTAATGCCAACTAACCTTTACGGACCAAATGACAACTATCACCCAACACATTCACATGTTCTTCCTGCTCTTATTCGTCGTTTCCACGAAGCCAAGGAGCAGAACCTTCCATACGTAACATGTTGGGGTGACGGAAGCCCACTTCGTGAGTTCCTCTATGTTGATGATCTTGCAAATCTCTGTGTATTCCTTATGAATAACTACAGTGGAAACGAGACAGTCAACGCCGGAACTGGTAAAGAGCTCACTATCAAAGAGCTCACTGAAAAGGTTGCAGCTATTGTAGGCTACACAGGAGAGATTCGCTGGGATCCTTCTAAGCCAAACGGAACTCCTCGTAAACTTCTTGATGTTTCCAAAGCTGAAAAACTTGGCTGGAAATACACTACAGAGCTTGATGACGGTATCCGTCTTGCTTATGATGATTTCCTTCATAATCCTATGAGAGCAGAGCGCTAA